From Antricoccus suffuscus, a single genomic window includes:
- a CDS encoding NAD(P)-binding domain-containing protein: MPEQEVAVAVIGAGQSGLSAAYFLAKRGMRPWTDFVVLDHGTGPGGAWRERWPSLTLSTVNGVHDLPGMSMAEVVPVDSREVKASEAMTAYFSEYERRFALPVKRPVTVRRVSYAGEGGERRFQIATDGPTFLARGVINATGTWERPFIPHYPGIEKFRGRQLHTKDYRSACELAGQHVLVVGGGISAVQLLDEISQVTTTTWVTRREVIFTDEPFSPERGRQAVARVDDRVRRGLPPTSVVSVTGLAWTPALCAAQTRGALDRLPMFSEITDDGVRWADGSVQRVDVILWCTGFRSALDQLAPLHLRGEGGGIVMDGRLATRVAGEHRLHLVGYGPSASTIGANRGARAAVTELLRELPATTTAT, encoded by the coding sequence ATGCCTGAGCAGGAGGTCGCCGTCGCGGTGATCGGCGCTGGCCAGTCGGGTCTTTCGGCGGCGTACTTCCTCGCCAAGCGTGGGATGAGGCCATGGACCGACTTCGTCGTCCTCGACCACGGCACCGGTCCGGGCGGCGCGTGGCGGGAGCGCTGGCCGTCGTTGACCCTGTCCACGGTCAACGGAGTCCACGACTTGCCCGGAATGTCGATGGCGGAAGTGGTCCCGGTGGATTCGCGCGAAGTTAAGGCATCCGAGGCGATGACGGCGTACTTCAGCGAATACGAGCGACGATTCGCCCTGCCGGTGAAGCGACCCGTGACGGTGCGGCGGGTGTCGTACGCCGGCGAGGGCGGAGAACGTCGTTTCCAGATCGCTACTGACGGTCCGACATTCCTAGCGCGGGGCGTTATCAACGCGACCGGTACCTGGGAGCGGCCGTTCATCCCGCACTACCCGGGCATCGAGAAGTTTCGCGGCCGGCAACTCCACACGAAGGACTATCGGTCGGCGTGCGAACTCGCCGGCCAGCACGTGTTGGTCGTCGGGGGCGGAATCTCCGCCGTACAGCTGCTCGACGAGATTTCCCAGGTGACTACGACAACGTGGGTGACCCGGCGCGAAGTGATCTTCACCGATGAGCCGTTCTCGCCCGAACGGGGCCGGCAAGCGGTCGCCCGAGTCGATGACCGAGTACGACGCGGGCTCCCGCCGACATCCGTCGTGTCCGTGACGGGCCTTGCCTGGACTCCGGCGCTATGCGCCGCCCAGACCCGCGGTGCGCTGGACCGGTTGCCGATGTTCTCGGAGATTACCGACGATGGCGTGCGCTGGGCAGACGGATCGGTTCAGCGAGTCGACGTAATCCTCTGGTGTACCGGTTTTCGTAGCGCGCTCGATCAGCTGGCGCCGCTACATCTGCGCGGAGAAGGTGGCGGCATCGTGATGGACGGTCGGCTCGCCACGCGGGTGGCCGGCGAACACCGACTGCACCTAGTCGGCTATGGTCCCTCGGCCAGCACGATCGGCGCTAATCGCGGTGCCCGGGCGGCTGTCACCGAGCTTCTTCGCGAACTACCAGCGACTACCACGGCTACTTGA
- a CDS encoding SDR family NAD(P)-dependent oxidoreductase translates to MSTNPNGRLEGRSALITGGASGIGLEIARRYRSEGASVTLVDINREALDAHAAELGGTSYVADVTDESSMEDAVAAAVNAYGGLDIAVNAAGAGFVAPITELPLEEWRRILDLCLTGVFLSVKHEARRMNDGGSIINIASLNAIQPAEGFAAYCSAKAGVAMFTKVAAMELGPRSIRVNAIAPGLVDTPLTAALTAPPLSDEFLDNAPLGRIGVPSDIADAALFLASDDSSWVTGDLLSVDGGAHTRRYPQVLAAVMAAEAASVTTD, encoded by the coding sequence ATGAGTACCAACCCGAACGGTCGTCTTGAAGGGCGTAGTGCGCTAATCACCGGAGGCGCGTCAGGAATCGGTTTGGAGATCGCCCGCCGATATCGGTCCGAGGGCGCGTCGGTGACACTCGTCGATATCAATCGCGAAGCGCTGGACGCGCACGCGGCCGAGCTTGGCGGCACGTCGTACGTCGCAGATGTCACCGACGAGAGTTCGATGGAAGACGCCGTTGCCGCGGCAGTTAATGCTTACGGCGGACTGGACATCGCGGTCAACGCGGCCGGCGCCGGATTCGTTGCGCCGATTACGGAGCTTCCGCTGGAGGAGTGGCGGCGGATCCTCGACTTGTGTCTGACGGGCGTGTTTTTGTCGGTCAAACACGAGGCGCGCAGGATGAACGACGGTGGCTCGATCATCAATATCGCATCTCTGAATGCGATCCAGCCGGCCGAGGGTTTCGCCGCGTACTGTTCTGCAAAGGCCGGGGTCGCGATGTTCACCAAGGTTGCCGCGATGGAGCTCGGCCCTCGATCGATCCGGGTCAACGCTATCGCGCCGGGGCTCGTGGACACTCCGCTGACGGCCGCGCTGACCGCCCCGCCGCTGAGCGACGAGTTCCTCGACAATGCGCCACTCGGCCGCATCGGCGTACCAAGTGATATCGCCGACGCCGCGTTGTTCCTGGCATCGGACGATTCCTCCTGGGTGACCGGGGATCTGCTGTCTGTCGACGGCGGGGCGCACACCCGCCGCTACCCGCAGGTGCTGGCTGCCGTCATGGCTGCCGAGGCGGCGAGCGTCACCACAGACTGA
- a CDS encoding TetR/AcrR family transcriptional regulator yields MPRGRPARKNTPTPPVTERGAKTRARLVSAAREVFETEGFINARIASIARAAKVAYGTFYSHFPSKEAIFMEVASELFEEMFREDPAAEHQDPAKSPRERLERSNRIYYENYKRNAALMAIIEQVEQIDPDFRELRNGHRRINAARSSAAIEHWQEQGLVSTKIDPWIAAFAIASMVDRTLTLQFVVGEDIDDNEVLHTLNELTIGALGIA; encoded by the coding sequence ATGCCCAGAGGGCGTCCGGCACGTAAGAACACCCCGACCCCACCGGTCACCGAACGCGGTGCGAAGACACGCGCGCGGTTGGTGTCGGCCGCGCGCGAGGTGTTCGAAACAGAGGGGTTCATCAATGCGCGGATCGCCTCGATCGCCCGCGCGGCAAAGGTGGCCTACGGGACGTTCTACTCGCACTTTCCTTCTAAGGAAGCGATCTTTATGGAGGTCGCTTCCGAGCTATTCGAGGAGATGTTTCGCGAAGACCCGGCCGCCGAGCATCAGGACCCGGCGAAGAGCCCACGCGAGCGGCTGGAGCGCTCCAACCGGATCTACTACGAAAACTACAAACGTAACGCAGCGCTGATGGCGATCATCGAGCAAGTGGAGCAGATCGATCCGGATTTCCGAGAACTGCGCAACGGCCATCGCCGGATCAACGCCGCGCGAAGCTCCGCTGCAATCGAGCACTGGCAGGAGCAAGGCTTGGTTAGCACCAAAATCGATCCCTGGATCGCGGCGTTCGCGATCGCCTCGATGGTCGATCGAACTCTCACCCTGCAGTTCGTGGTCGGCGAGGACATCGACGACAACGAGGTTCTGCACACCCTCAACGAGCTGACGATCGGCGCACTCGGGATCGCGTGA
- a CDS encoding HNH endonuclease signature motif containing protein — protein MSVAYLPAPDRLATVQHAFTEAARELIDTADRASLSGLGPAGLMQFATDLEQARNALAAVDHAVIGALEDTRAAQVASKRTIAILLADALHLTPTDARHRVEAAASLGARVTFTGQPQPPLWEYLAARQRAGRLTPAQARVITTCLNHLAHRPDVSDADRGEAETILTSHATTLGPKDLARLAAEIIDRLDPDGDEPRDEQRARQRAVHFHDSGAVSGQVTAELLAKLRAVLDPLAAPRPADASGRDARTGGQRMHDALLAAVNRLLDTTSTGNGGNGGSNGSSGGGNGGDGSGGGNGSRNGGGAPSGRGGIRGTVITTIRLDDLKTGCGYATSTHGVPIPVRDLLAEAAHLRFLPAVLDSNGVILHLGHAVRLASDRQYAALVARDGGCSFPGCDVPPEWCQIHHVTPWRDGGPTDLDNLALACGYHHREYEDRGWESVMIGGLPHWRPPRGSTPTASPCCITASPSATDANDAGADQSTDTPTPRGATVSLQVAVVVAGSSRRSSVTAARAPRLAPIVLAEGP, from the coding sequence GTGAGCGTGGCCTACCTCCCCGCACCCGACCGCCTCGCCACCGTCCAGCACGCGTTCACTGAGGCCGCGCGGGAGTTGATCGATACCGCCGACCGGGCCAGCTTGTCCGGGCTCGGGCCGGCCGGGTTGATGCAGTTCGCCACTGACCTTGAACAGGCCCGTAACGCGTTGGCCGCGGTGGACCACGCGGTCATCGGCGCGCTAGAAGACACTCGCGCCGCGCAGGTAGCGTCGAAACGGACCATCGCGATCCTGCTCGCCGACGCGCTGCACCTGACGCCTACCGACGCGCGGCACCGGGTCGAGGCCGCCGCCAGCCTCGGCGCGCGGGTCACGTTCACCGGCCAGCCGCAGCCACCACTGTGGGAATACCTCGCGGCGCGGCAACGCGCCGGGCGCCTCACCCCGGCCCAAGCCCGCGTGATCACTACCTGCCTCAACCACCTGGCCCACCGGCCCGACGTCTCCGACGCGGACCGCGGCGAGGCCGAAACCATCCTGACCAGTCACGCCACCACCCTCGGTCCGAAAGATCTCGCGCGGCTCGCGGCCGAGATCATCGACCGGTTGGACCCCGACGGTGACGAACCCCGCGACGAGCAACGCGCCCGGCAACGCGCCGTGCATTTTCACGACAGTGGCGCCGTGAGCGGTCAGGTCACCGCCGAACTGCTCGCGAAACTACGCGCCGTCCTCGACCCGCTCGCCGCGCCCCGACCCGCCGACGCGTCCGGGCGGGACGCGCGTACCGGCGGGCAACGGATGCACGACGCGTTACTCGCGGCGGTGAACCGGCTCCTCGACACCACCAGCACCGGCAACGGCGGCAACGGCGGAAGCAACGGCAGCAGCGGTGGTGGCAACGGCGGTGACGGCAGCGGCGGTGGCAACGGCAGCCGCAACGGTGGTGGTGCGCCGAGTGGCCGCGGCGGGATCCGCGGCACCGTCATCACCACCATCCGCCTCGACGACCTCAAGACCGGCTGCGGCTACGCCACCAGCACCCACGGCGTGCCGATACCGGTGCGGGACCTACTCGCCGAAGCCGCGCACCTGCGGTTCCTGCCCGCCGTCCTGGACAGCAACGGCGTCATCCTGCACCTCGGCCACGCCGTCCGGCTCGCCTCCGACCGGCAGTACGCCGCCCTCGTCGCTCGGGACGGTGGATGTTCGTTCCCCGGCTGCGACGTACCACCAGAATGGTGCCAAATCCATCACGTCACCCCATGGCGAGACGGCGGCCCGACCGACCTCGATAACCTGGCCCTCGCGTGTGGGTATCACCACCGCGAATACGAGGACCGCGGCTGGGAATCAGTCATGATCGGCGGCCTCCCGCACTGGCGCCCACCCCGTGGATCGACCCCGACCGCGTCCCCGTGCTGCATCACCGCATCACCCTCAGCAACAGACGCGAATGACGCGGGCGCCGACCAATCTACGGATACACCCACGCCACGCGGCGCAACTGTCTCTCTTCAAGTAGCCGTGGTAGTCGCTGGTAGTTCGCGAAGAAGCTCGGTGACAGCCGCCCGGGCACCGCGATTAGCGCCGATCGTGCTGGCCGAGGGACCATAG
- a CDS encoding LLM class F420-dependent oxidoreductase yields the protein MTGRFGITIPLDGLPLSEQAAVAAELAKAGYTDFWSAEGNGTDGFSPLAIASVAAPGVRLGTAIIPVFTRGPGVMALSAATMAASAPGRFVLGIGTSSDVIVERWNDISFEQPLQRTRDMARFLRKALRGERVDEEFETFKVRGFRNGIVPEVAPPILIAALRPGMLRLAGKEADGAVINWLSADDVLKIAPYVHAGGPDKEIVARIFVAPTTDAAKIREAARRHIAAYLNVPVYRKFHEWLGRTELQPMWDAWDAGDRKGALTAIPDSVVDALVIHGSPEECREHLARYVSNGVTTPVISLWPTEMGPLEAARALAPRD from the coding sequence ACACCGACTTCTGGTCCGCAGAGGGAAACGGGACGGACGGGTTCAGCCCACTCGCGATCGCGTCGGTCGCCGCGCCTGGAGTTCGTCTCGGTACGGCGATCATTCCGGTGTTCACCCGTGGACCCGGCGTTATGGCGCTGAGCGCGGCCACGATGGCCGCGTCCGCACCAGGCCGGTTCGTGCTCGGCATCGGTACGTCGTCCGACGTAATCGTCGAGCGATGGAATGACATCTCGTTCGAGCAGCCACTCCAGCGCACCCGCGATATGGCTCGCTTTTTGCGTAAGGCGCTGCGCGGCGAACGCGTGGACGAGGAGTTTGAGACGTTCAAGGTCCGCGGGTTCCGCAACGGCATCGTGCCGGAGGTAGCGCCGCCGATCCTGATCGCCGCGCTGCGTCCCGGAATGCTGCGTCTGGCGGGCAAGGAGGCCGACGGCGCGGTGATCAACTGGCTGTCCGCGGACGACGTACTCAAGATCGCGCCGTACGTCCACGCCGGCGGGCCCGACAAGGAGATCGTCGCACGGATCTTCGTGGCACCGACGACGGACGCGGCAAAGATCCGGGAGGCCGCCCGACGGCACATCGCGGCGTACCTCAACGTGCCGGTCTACCGCAAGTTCCACGAATGGCTGGGCCGCACCGAGCTCCAGCCGATGTGGGACGCCTGGGACGCGGGCGATCGCAAGGGCGCCCTCACCGCGATCCCGGACAGCGTCGTCGACGCCCTGGTGATCCACGGCTCGCCGGAGGAATGCCGGGAGCACCTCGCCAGGTACGTCAGCAACGGCGTTACCACGCCGGTCATCTCCTTGTGGCCGACCGAGATGGGTCCGTTGGAGGCCGCCCGCGCGCTCGCTCCACGGGACTAG
- a CDS encoding carboxymuconolactone decarboxylase family protein, whose protein sequence is MPRLRQVPRAEATNETVISMYDKLFGPDRDPVAEPGTATGTPGDWWTVYALVPDVLKHAARGFALYGSPDRLLSPVLRELAQTRAGWVVGSQFVFSQHVKSCRKAGISQEQIDAIPSWGIADCFSPVERAVLAYADALAIQGGRVADSLFAALKSHLSDEEILELTYITTLYIAHAITTRALRLEFDDRDDPIVEVPAPEGDGAFDVGGSIALTEGNRS, encoded by the coding sequence ATGCCACGGTTGCGCCAAGTGCCACGGGCCGAAGCAACAAACGAGACCGTCATCTCCATGTACGACAAGCTGTTCGGCCCCGATCGGGACCCGGTTGCCGAGCCTGGGACCGCGACCGGTACGCCGGGGGACTGGTGGACTGTCTACGCACTTGTGCCCGACGTACTCAAGCACGCGGCACGCGGCTTCGCGCTGTACGGAAGTCCCGACCGACTGCTGAGCCCGGTGCTTCGCGAACTCGCCCAAACTCGTGCGGGATGGGTCGTCGGCAGTCAGTTTGTCTTCTCGCAACACGTGAAGTCATGCCGCAAGGCCGGTATCTCGCAGGAGCAGATCGACGCGATCCCTAGCTGGGGCATCGCTGACTGCTTCAGCCCGGTCGAGCGCGCCGTACTCGCGTACGCCGACGCGTTAGCGATCCAGGGCGGCCGCGTGGCGGATAGCTTGTTTGCCGCGCTCAAGTCTCATCTGAGCGATGAGGAGATCCTGGAGCTCACCTACATCACGACTCTCTACATCGCGCATGCGATCACGACTCGTGCGTTGCGGCTTGAGTTCGATGATCGTGACGACCCGATTGTCGAGGTGCCGGCACCTGAGGGCGACGGCGCATTTGACGTAGGTGGCTCGATCGCGCTCACCGAAGGTAACCGCTCCTAG
- a CDS encoding nuclear transport factor 2 family protein → MTAIAALADKFFEAIKTGDLAVLDELYSPDVSVWHNYDEVNQNREESKRTLSWLNRKAGPLRYVDIRRVVLEDGFVQQHVVELGGIAEGLRMPAMLRVYCDGRQIHRIEEYVDPGPLNAKLAAR, encoded by the coding sequence GTGACCGCGATCGCCGCGCTCGCGGATAAGTTCTTCGAGGCGATCAAGACCGGCGACCTCGCGGTCCTAGACGAGCTCTACAGTCCGGACGTATCCGTTTGGCACAACTACGACGAAGTCAATCAAAACCGCGAAGAGAGCAAGCGCACGCTGTCATGGCTGAACAGGAAGGCGGGCCCACTGCGGTACGTCGACATCCGCCGTGTAGTGCTCGAGGACGGGTTTGTCCAGCAACACGTAGTCGAGCTGGGCGGGATCGCCGAAGGCCTGCGGATGCCGGCAATGTTGCGTGTCTACTGTGACGGCCGCCAGATCCACCGGATCGAAGAGTATGTGGATCCCGGACCGCTCAACGCGAAGCTGGCGGCACGCTAG
- a CDS encoding VOC family protein translates to MSTEEKDFAVNGINHLALVCSNMQRTVEFYSDKLGFPLIKTVELPGGAGQHFFFDIGGGNHLAFFWFSKATAAVPGVSAPVGLPGIDDITSAIGSMNHVAFNISLDKFDEYQEKLKAKGIKTGVILNHDDSPSTVAREMHPGVFVRSLYFMDPDGIVLEFACYTRELTAADVRHAPAGEATISETVTA, encoded by the coding sequence ATGAGTACCGAGGAAAAGGACTTCGCGGTCAATGGCATCAACCATCTCGCTCTGGTGTGCTCTAACATGCAGCGCACTGTCGAGTTCTACTCCGACAAACTGGGATTCCCGCTGATCAAGACGGTGGAGCTCCCGGGTGGGGCGGGGCAGCATTTCTTCTTCGACATCGGCGGCGGCAACCACCTTGCGTTCTTCTGGTTCTCTAAGGCGACTGCTGCGGTACCCGGCGTATCGGCGCCTGTCGGTCTGCCTGGCATCGACGACATCACCAGCGCGATCGGATCGATGAACCACGTCGCGTTCAACATTTCACTGGACAAGTTCGACGAGTACCAGGAGAAGCTCAAGGCGAAGGGCATCAAGACCGGTGTCATCCTCAATCACGACGACAGCCCGTCGACGGTGGCACGCGAGATGCACCCTGGTGTATTCGTGCGGTCGCTGTACTTCATGGATCCCGATGGCATCGTTCTCGAGTTCGCCTGCTACACAAGGGAACTCACTGCTGCCGATGTCCGTCACGCGCCTGCCGGTGAGGCGACCATCTCTGAGACTGTGACGGCGTAA
- a CDS encoding GntR family transcriptional regulator, giving the protein MATNRGNTQSAYAQIRRAIVEGRYKPGQRLIEQRIAEEFELSRTPVRESLRRLEAEGLVVSIPNRGSVVRSVSIEEISDLYGLRARLEAYAAELAAERFEDEHLSRMDEGISRFGKALKSLRGADLAGLRVLNEANSQIHGAIMDAARNDRLAQLLARTVDVPLVFQAFRQFQGGQRARSHLFHQLIRDAISGRDGPRAAALMTEHVLQGRDVLLAHLNDNPDVVDDIFGDYTLGDS; this is encoded by the coding sequence GTGGCTACCAACCGAGGCAATACGCAGTCGGCGTACGCCCAGATCCGCCGGGCGATTGTTGAGGGACGCTACAAGCCAGGTCAGCGGCTGATAGAGCAGCGGATCGCCGAGGAGTTCGAGCTGTCCCGCACGCCCGTCCGTGAATCGCTGCGCAGACTCGAAGCCGAAGGACTCGTTGTCAGCATTCCGAACCGCGGCTCGGTTGTGCGGTCGGTGTCGATCGAAGAGATTTCAGACCTGTATGGGCTGCGCGCGCGGCTCGAGGCGTACGCCGCTGAGCTCGCCGCCGAACGGTTTGAAGATGAGCATCTGAGCCGTATGGACGAAGGGATCTCGCGGTTCGGCAAGGCATTGAAGTCCTTGCGAGGCGCCGATCTCGCAGGTCTTCGCGTGCTGAACGAGGCCAATAGCCAGATCCACGGCGCGATCATGGACGCCGCGCGAAATGACCGTCTGGCGCAGCTGCTGGCCCGCACTGTCGATGTTCCGCTGGTATTTCAGGCATTTCGCCAGTTCCAAGGAGGGCAGCGGGCGCGCTCACACCTGTTTCATCAACTGATCCGGGATGCGATCAGTGGGCGTGATGGACCGCGGGCGGCGGCACTCATGACCGAACATGTGCTGCAGGGTCGAGATGTGTTGCTTGCGCACCTCAATGACAATCCTGATGTGGTCGACGACATCTTCGGCGATTACACGCTCGGGGATTCCTGA
- a CDS encoding NADP-dependent oxidoreductase has translation MTAASTPTTNRQILLSQMPTGTLTEDCFSQATVDVVAPGPGEVLCRTIYLSIDPAARAWMQAATYRSQLDAGQVMSGFTVAEVVAGDLPTGTIVGGDGGWQQYFTRATSEVQVLDIRAALSHYAGPLGINGLTAYFGLLDIGKPVAGETVVVSAAAGATGNIVGQIAKHVGARVIGITGSDDKNDLLRERLGFDATVNHRSETFRADLKAACPDGIDVYFDNVGGPVLEAVLSRANLHARIACCGVVSQYDTTSPAGGPRGVPGHLVTKRIRMEGFLVHDYEDQKADALDKLHEWVTSGELVVLEEIIDGLDSAPAALIGQLAGSNVGKLMVRVGADPA, from the coding sequence TTGACCGCAGCCAGTACGCCGACAACGAACCGTCAAATCTTGCTTTCGCAGATGCCGACCGGCACGCTGACCGAGGACTGCTTTTCGCAGGCGACCGTCGACGTAGTCGCGCCGGGGCCGGGAGAGGTGCTCTGCCGCACCATCTACCTCTCGATCGATCCGGCCGCCCGGGCGTGGATGCAAGCCGCAACCTACCGCTCGCAGCTCGATGCCGGCCAAGTGATGTCAGGGTTCACGGTTGCCGAAGTCGTGGCCGGCGACCTACCGACAGGGACGATCGTCGGCGGGGACGGCGGCTGGCAGCAATACTTCACGCGCGCGACCTCTGAGGTGCAGGTGCTGGACATACGCGCGGCGCTGTCCCACTATGCAGGCCCGCTCGGTATCAACGGTCTTACGGCGTACTTCGGACTGCTCGACATCGGGAAGCCGGTCGCTGGAGAGACCGTCGTCGTGTCGGCGGCGGCAGGTGCGACCGGAAACATTGTTGGACAAATCGCGAAGCACGTCGGTGCGCGGGTCATCGGGATCACCGGCTCCGACGACAAGAACGACTTATTGCGCGAGCGACTCGGGTTCGACGCGACCGTGAACCATCGCAGCGAAACATTCCGGGCTGATCTGAAAGCCGCATGTCCGGACGGGATTGATGTGTACTTCGACAATGTCGGTGGCCCGGTACTCGAGGCCGTCTTGTCGCGGGCGAACCTCCATGCACGAATCGCGTGCTGCGGCGTCGTATCGCAGTACGACACCACCTCACCGGCCGGCGGCCCACGCGGCGTACCCGGCCATCTGGTGACCAAGCGAATCAGGATGGAGGGTTTTTTGGTCCACGACTATGAGGACCAAAAGGCCGATGCGCTCGACAAGCTGCATGAGTGGGTCACGTCGGGTGAGCTCGTCGTACTCGAGGAGATTATCGACGGGCTCGATAGCGCGCCGGCCGCGCTGATCGGGCAGCTCGCGGGCTCGAACGTCGGCAAGCTGATGGTGCGTGTTGGGGCGGACCCTGCTTAG